In Terriglobales bacterium, a single window of DNA contains:
- a CDS encoding cytochrome c-type biogenesis CcmF C-terminal domain-containing protein — protein MPIFGSFALLCALILSLYSLVVGAVCLLRENSASRLLGETARRAGIASFIAVAGAGFALLWSAFHDDFSVAYILHHSNRALSAPYKFAVLWSGQEGSLLLWSLLLGAYGFVLRLRHKVDIRLTAHASVVLAGIQVFFLLLLNIAATPFSLVQGEIPTDGNGLNPLLQYPEMVIHPPMLYLGYVGMSVPFAFGLAALIMRYPGEKWIHITRRWTMVTWMFLTCGIFLGSHWAYYVLGWGGYWGWDPVENASLLPWLTCTAFLHSVMMQEKRGMMKIWNVWLIFATFMLSILGTFLTRSGVISSVHAFAQSSIGDWFLIFLAIILAVCIFFFIKNRSHLESEHRLESLVSRESSFLFNNLLLLVSCFAVLWGTFFPVLSEWVTGNKITVGPPFYNHVNVPIALLLLLLTAVGPLLAWRRTSFASLKRNFAIPTAVAVGTAIALMVGKMRPWEDVSYFYALMAISLSVMVMATILSEFLRGARVISSHTGRNLFSSVAQLWHRNTRRYGGYVVHFGVVVAVIGLAGSAFNETKEQEMGNGDSMQIGSYTLTCRSYTQDDNPNFESAYAIIDVSKNGHPLATMYPERRVFKASQQPNTLPAVHSSIIEDLYLVYAGHNNDTDHPIITAHRNPLVAWLWTGWLLIVFGTLLALVPNEAAVKVAQSVPVRATAPDVGLAQTTGAGD, from the coding sequence ATGCCTATTTTTGGTAGTTTCGCACTCCTCTGCGCTCTTATCCTGAGTCTGTATTCCCTGGTGGTGGGGGCGGTCTGTTTGCTGCGAGAGAACTCAGCCAGCCGCCTGCTGGGGGAAACTGCGCGCCGCGCCGGGATCGCATCCTTCATCGCCGTGGCTGGTGCTGGCTTTGCGCTGCTGTGGTCGGCGTTTCATGACGATTTTTCCGTCGCTTATATCCTGCACCACAGCAACCGCGCTCTCTCCGCGCCCTACAAATTTGCTGTGTTGTGGTCGGGACAGGAGGGTTCCCTGCTCCTGTGGTCGCTGCTGCTGGGGGCCTACGGATTTGTGCTGCGTTTGCGGCACAAGGTTGATATTCGCCTGACGGCCCATGCCTCGGTGGTTCTGGCTGGAATACAGGTCTTCTTTCTTCTTTTATTGAATATTGCGGCCACGCCTTTTTCCCTGGTGCAAGGAGAGATTCCCACGGACGGAAACGGACTCAATCCTCTGCTGCAGTACCCCGAAATGGTCATCCATCCGCCCATGCTCTACCTGGGCTATGTGGGAATGTCAGTGCCGTTTGCTTTTGGCCTGGCGGCGCTCATTATGCGCTATCCCGGCGAAAAATGGATCCATATCACACGCCGCTGGACGATGGTCACGTGGATGTTCCTCACCTGTGGCATCTTCCTGGGTTCGCACTGGGCCTATTACGTGCTGGGCTGGGGCGGTTACTGGGGATGGGATCCGGTAGAGAATGCCTCGCTCTTGCCCTGGCTGACCTGTACGGCCTTCCTGCACTCAGTCATGATGCAGGAAAAGCGCGGCATGATGAAAATCTGGAATGTTTGGCTCATTTTTGCCACCTTCATGCTCTCGATTCTCGGAACTTTTCTCACGCGCAGCGGCGTGATCAGCTCGGTGCACGCCTTCGCGCAATCTTCCATTGGAGACTGGTTCCTTATTTTCCTGGCGATTATTCTTGCCGTCTGCATCTTCTTCTTTATCAAGAACCGCTCTCACCTGGAGAGCGAACACCGGCTGGAGTCGCTGGTCTCGCGTGAATCCAGCTTCCTGTTTAACAACCTGCTTCTTCTGGTGTCGTGCTTTGCTGTGCTGTGGGGAACTTTCTTTCCTGTTCTCTCAGAATGGGTGACGGGAAATAAGATCACAGTGGGTCCACCTTTTTATAACCACGTCAATGTTCCCATCGCTCTGCTCCTGCTGCTGCTGACCGCGGTGGGTCCGCTACTGGCGTGGAGAAGGACCTCTTTCGCGAGCCTGAAGCGCAACTTCGCCATTCCTACCGCAGTGGCAGTGGGCACAGCGATTGCACTCATGGTTGGTAAGATGAGGCCCTGGGAAGACGTCTCATATTTCTACGCCCTCATGGCGATATCACTCTCGGTGATGGTAATGGCGACGATTCTCTCGGAGTTTTTACGCGGAGCGCGCGTCATCAGCAGTCACACCGGACGCAATCTTTTTTCTTCGGTTGCGCAACTCTGGCACCGTAACACCCGGCGCTACGGCGGCTATGTCGTGCATTTTGGCGTGGTCGTGGCAGTCATAGGACTCGCGGGCTCGGCATTCAACGAGACCAAAGAGCAGGAAATGGGCAACGGCGACTCCATGCAGATCGGCAGCTATACGTTGACCTGCCGCTCCTATACGCAGGATGACAATCCAAATTTCGAGTCTGCATACGCCATTATTGACGTTTCTAAGAATGGCCACCCGCTGGCAACGATGTATCCTGAGCGGCGTGTGTTCAAGGCGAGCCAGCAGCCGAACACGCTTCCCGCGGTCCACTCCTCGATTATCGAAGACCTCTATCTCGTCTATGCCGGACACAA
- a CDS encoding DUF2934 domain-containing protein, which yields MPRTKASAKKSQPMANSDSQPTTSILAFESSRTLHLDLEARVRQRAYELFEERGGLHGYAEEDWLRAEAEILGHREKLTA from the coding sequence ATGCCAAGAACGAAAGCATCCGCCAAAAAATCCCAACCCATGGCAAATTCTGATTCCCAACCAACCACCTCAATCCTGGCATTCGAGTCGTCTCGGACTCTGCACTTAGATTTGGAAGCAAGGGTCCGCCAGCGCGCCTACGAGCTTTTTGAAGAACGCGGCGGCCTGCACGGCTACGCGGAAGAAGACTGGCTGCGCGCTGAAGCCGAGATTCTGGGCCACAGAGAGAAGCTCACAGCTTAA
- a CDS encoding YceI family protein — MLKSIRFLLFVAFLFVACLCFSQKPSKTKPSTTKPSPAKSSEIDVEHSTITVHVLRAGVFGFTGDNHEVQAPIARGKLDEAAKTIEFEIETAKMQVLDPKMEPAKRAQVQEKMLGPEVLNTAQYPLIQFTSTSVASGRIGQWSVTGNLKLHGQTHPVVVQVSQPADEAALANSRTKGHHYRGTATLKQTDFGIKPVSVAGGTVKVKDELKLDFEIVTR; from the coding sequence ATGCTTAAAAGCATCAGATTTTTATTGTTTGTCGCTTTTCTGTTTGTTGCCTGCCTGTGTTTTTCTCAGAAGCCTTCGAAGACGAAGCCTTCTACAACCAAGCCCTCCCCAGCCAAGTCGTCCGAAATTGATGTGGAGCATTCCACCATCACGGTGCACGTGCTGCGCGCTGGTGTTTTTGGATTTACCGGAGACAATCACGAAGTCCAGGCGCCCATTGCCAGAGGAAAACTCGACGAGGCCGCGAAAACCATCGAGTTTGAAATCGAGACTGCCAAGATGCAGGTCCTCGATCCTAAAATGGAGCCCGCCAAGCGTGCCCAGGTGCAGGAGAAGATGCTCGGCCCCGAAGTCTTAAATACCGCCCAATATCCTCTGATCCAGTTCACCTCCACATCGGTGGCGTCCGGTAGGATCGGGCAATGGTCGGTCACCGGCAATCTAAAATTGCATGGGCAGACGCATCCTGTGGTCGTACAGGTGAGCCAACCCGCCGATGAGGCCGCCCTTGCAAATTCCCGGACGAAAGGCCATCACTACCGCGGCACCGCTACCTTGAAACAGACGGATTTCGGCATCAAACCCGTCAGCGTTGCCGGTGGCACGGTGAAGGTCAAAGATGAGCTCAAGCTGGATTTTGAGATTGTGACCCGCTAG